The Malassezia vespertilionis chromosome 2, complete sequence genomic sequence CGATAAAGTCGTTGCGATCGCCTTTGGCTCTttcgccgagcgcgtccttgccgagcgccgccttcTGGCAAAGATACCCGACGGCCacgacgtgcgcagcgccactgCTGTCTTTTTGCAAGGGCTCACTGCTGTCACACTCACTCATGAAGCGTACCGCATTCAAAAAGGCGACTGGGTCGTGGTGCATGCAGCGTCCGGTGGGACAGGCACACAGCTTGTCAAGATCGCCAAGCATCTCGGTGCACATGTCGTCGGCACTGCGTCCAccgagcgcaaggccgacATGGCAcgcgagcacggcgccgaccGTGTAGTTGTGTACAAGGAGGACGAGATGGACGCGTTTGTCGACACAGTCTTATCGCTCACCGACGGGAAAGGCGCCCAGGTTGTGTACGACGGCGTGGGCCGGACGACACTCGACGCCGACTttcgcgccgtcgcgcgcctcggcaccATTGTCTCGTTTGGCCAatcgagcggcgcgatcgagccgctgccattgcagcgcctctCCGAAAAGAATATCCGCATCATGCGTCCCAGCTTGTTCAACTACCTCACTACGCAAGCCGACATGGATAAGTACGCCAGTATTTTATTCGAcctgctcgacaagcaAGTCGTGACAGCCAACGTGTATCGTGAGTATCTTTTTGGTGTTGCCGGTGTccagcaagcgcagcaggaGCTGGCGAGCCGTGCGACGACTGGAAAACTTTTGCTCCGCATTCcaccgcaccgcgcggcggtCTAGAAAAATGAGCGTCCGAAAGAGCCGCCCTCCATGTTGGTTGGCTTGGGGGAGAGCTCGAGAATGGAATAGTGGATCAGGTTGAGCGCcttgagcgccgcgcgctcgtgGATCACACAGGATATGTTGATCTCGTTTGCGCCCTGGCTGATCATTTCAATGTTCACGTTGCCTTCACCCAGCGTGCTAAACATGCGTCCTGCAACGCCGACCATGTGCCGCATTTCCTTTCCGACCAAACTCAGGATagccatgctgcgcagcacactCACCGCGCCGACATGTTCGAGCTCCGCCGTgagacgctgcagcgtgcgcggtcGAATTTCCGCGGTCATGGCCAAGGATACGTGCACTTCTGACGTCGAGATGAGATCGACGACCACGCCGTAGCGGTCCAGCGTGCCGAAAATACGCGCAAAGAAACCGTGCGAGATCGTCTTGCGGTTGCTATGCACGTTGAGCACGATTACATTGTCTTTGATTGTCACTGCCGTGGGCAGCTTGGGCAAGCACGGCGGTTCTGCAAACGGTGTCAGGCTCGCGGGCATGCCATTCGGCGTATTCGCGCCCGAATACGGCGGCTCGGGCTGCTCGACATGCCCGTCCACAAACGGATCCTCGAGCACGCTGTTTTTTGTCTCGGGAAAAATCACTGTGCCGCACCCTGCAGGATTCTCCACGTTTTTGATCCGAATGGGGACCAATTTTTTGATCGCTTGCTCCATGGTGAAGGGGTGAATCACCTCGCTGCCGTAGTAAGTCAGCTCCGCAGCTTCTTCAGGGGTAATTTTCGgcacgagccgcgcagTAGGGACTTTACGAGGGTCTGCGGTAAATACGCCGTCCACCTCTTTCCAGATTTGCAGCTCCGCAGCACGAACACccacggcgcacagcgcggcacacAAATCAGTGTACCCACGGCCCACCTGGCTCAGAAGCGAGCCAGGAACATTGCCAAAGTAGCCCGTCACCACGGCAACgcctttgcacgcgcggatcTGCTCGCCCAGCGTGTGCGAGAGTTTGTCGTAAAAGGCCTGGTCCAAGTAGCCGGCGTCGTCCACCTGTGATGCGCTGAGTGCAGCAATATCCTCGCCAATCTCGTCCACGACAGTATCTAGCGTAATAAGATCTGCCTCTATGCCTTTGTTCTGCAAAGACGCAGTAACAATACGGCAAGAGAGTCGCTCGCCAATCCCCATAATCATATCGCGCGAACGAGGTGACACCTCGTGCAGGATGCACGCAGCCTGCAGCAGATCGCGGAGTCGGTCGCACTCCTCCATAATATCGCGCTCGAGTTGCTCACGTAATGGCTTGTTCTCTGGCACcgccgcttgtgccgccgcgAGATGGTCGCTTTGAATGGCGTCGACGGTGGACTGGAAAAGACACGCGTGTACTTCcgagcgcgcaagctgcgaaGATATCGACGCACCAAACGACGAACCACTAAACGACCCCGACATGGGTGTCCCAGACGCGCTCACACCCGGCGACACAGTCACCGCTTCAGCGGCCGCCTGGAGCAACAAATTCGTCGTACCCAGCGCCTTGGTTTTTCCGgaccgcgccgagcacacgATCGCAAGCCGATTCGTCAGGAGGTAGGACGGCGTGATTGCTTCAACAATCGAGGGCAAAAACTTGCCCACACTTGTCCCACCATACTTTTGCACCAACCAAGGCCTCCCTTCGCTCATCGCACGTTCTGGCCTTCCAACGACGTGGAGGCGCTGGTGTCTTTTCTCACGTGACTTTAAAAGAAGGGGCGGAccgccgctggcgctgTGTTGGTGTAGAATGGACACGCAgcttgcatcgcttgcTACGCTCTTTCAGCAGACGCTCGATCCGTCTCAGCGTAAGGGTGCGGAGGAGCAGCTGAAGCAGCTGCAGTCACAGCCGCGGTTTGCCTTTGtgctcctcgcgctggtCCAGTCGGAAGCAGCCTCGACCGCGATCCGACTGGCGGCCGCGATTCAGTTCAAGAACCTTTGCAAGACCCGTTGGGACGTAGATAGCGAGACGGAGGATCCAGTTGTGGGTGCAATCGGGGACGAAGAAAAGCAGCTGATCCGTACCGAGCTTATCCCCGTCCTGCGAAGCCTTGCAAATACACCGACTCCGTCGCAGGCCATCCTCGCACAGATGAACGAGAGCATTGCGCTGGTGTCGCAGAGTGATTTTCCTCATCCGTGGAGTAACCTGATTGATGAGCTAGTGCAGAGCCTGAACAGCGACAACTACCATGTGCTGCTCTCTGTCCTCTCTACCTCTCACGCCATCTTTCGGCGCTGGCGGTCCATGTTCCGCTCCGACGCGCTGTATACCGAGATCAACCTCGTGCTCAGCAAGTTTGCAACGCCGCTACTCGAGCTTCTGGAGCGCGTATACGGGATGATTGTGAACCTTGCGACGCCCGCGCAAAacgtgccgccgctggcatCGTGCCTCGTCCTCTTGCTGCAGCTGTTTTACGATCTCTCTGCGCAGGACCTCCCGCCGCAGTTTGAGGATGCGCTTCCTGCACTTTCACCCATGTTTACCGGTCTGCTGTCGTTTTCACGGCCCGAGCTGGTGGGCGACGTGGATGACATGGCGCCCAGTCCCCTGGACAAGAttcgcagcagcgtgtgtGAGATTTTCGAGCTGTATGCAAAGCGCTACTTGGACGCATTGCCTCAGCTTCCGCAGTACGTGCAGGCTGTATGGGATATGCTCGGCACCTATGGCCCTTTAGAAAAGTACGACGTGCTTGTCTCCAAAGCAATTCTTTTCCtcgccgtcgtcgtccgCATGGgcagccagcgccagctGTTCGAGGCCGAGTCCACACTCGAGCAGTTTTGCTCCAAAATTATCATGCCCAACATCGAGCTGCGTGATGTGGATGAGGAGATGTTTGAAGACAACCCTGTCGAGTATATACGCCGCGACTTGGAGACCAGCGTCGAAGTCGatacgcgccgccgcgccgcctaCGAATTTGTGCGCGCACTCCTGGAGCAGTTTTCCGAGCAGACCACCGCTATTGCTTCGCGCTATATCCGCGAGTACCTCGACCTCTTCCGCAAGGACCCCGGCGTAAActggcggcgcaaggatgCTGCGATTTACCTGCTTACATGCATTGCCGCCCAAGGCTCcacagcgcagcacggcgttTCTTCCACCAACAATTTGGTAGACGTGGTCCAGTTCTTCTCCGATCACATTCTGGAGGACTTGCAGCCAGAGAATGCCGCTGCAAACAGCCACCCGATCCTCCAGGTGGACGCAATCAAGTATCTTTACACATTCCGGAACCAGCTCACCAAGGACCAGCTGCTGTCTGTGCTTCCTCTCTTGGTGCACCATTTGGCGTCGACCAACTATGTGACATGTACTTATGCAGCCGTGAGCATCGAGAGGATCCTATTTATCAAGCACAATGGCCAGTTTATGTTTTCTGCTGCAGACATTGCGCGGTCCAGTGAAGCGATTTTGGCCGCGCTTTTTGCCGCGATTCAGCGCAACGAGACGCCAGAAAAGGTGGCCGAGAACGACCACCTGATGAAGTGTATCATGCGCGTTCTTctcacgctgcgccagtCGGTCGAAGGCCATGCAGAAATgacgctcgcgcacctcaTCACCATCCTCGGCATCACGGCCAAGAATCCCAGCAACCCGCGTTTCACCCAGTTTTTGTTCGAGTCTATCTCTGCGCTCATCCGCTACGCAGGCAGTGGATCGCTAGTACAGGCGTCAAAAATGGAACAGGGTCTCTTTCCGTCGTTTACAGAGATCCTGCAGGCAGACGTTGTGGAATATATCCCCTACGTGTTCCAaatcctcgcgcagctcctcgaggtGCACGTTGTCCAGAGCATGGAACGCACGCTTCCAGAGGCGTATGCAAACCTCCTCCCGCCACTGCTCACGCCTACGCTGTGGGAGCAAAAGGGCAATGTGCCTGCGTTGGTGCGCCTGCTCAAGGCTTACCTGCACCAGGCTCCAAGCGCAGTTGTCCAGCATGTCGAGGCCTTTCTGGGTGTCTACCAAAAGCTGATCTCGAGCCGCCTAAACGATGTGTTTGGCTTTGAGCTGCTCCTCTCGCTCATCCGCAACATTCCTGCAAATGTCTTGGCACAGTACCAGCAGCCGATTCTTACCCTCATGCTCATGCGGCTCCAATCGAGCAAGACGGACAAGTTTTCGCAGCATTTTGTCATTTTCTTTGCCGTGTactgcagcgtgctgcagcCATCGTACCCTGAGCAGGTGGTTCAAGCGTTTGAGGCCGTGCAGCAGGGACTGTTTATGCAGATTGTGCAGAACGTCGTCGTGCCCGACTTGGCCAAGCTCCAGGCGAAGCAGCGGTTTGGCGTCGCTGCGGGGCTGATCCGGCTCCTCACGTCGAGCCCGTCGATGCTTGCTTCGTGCGCGCCGGTGTGGCCAATCTTGCTGGGCAGCGTTTTGCGTCTGATGATGCAGACGGAAAATGCGCGTGCAACGCCGGAAGAAGACGAGGGAATTGCAGAGCTCGACGAGCAGGGATTTCAAGCTAGTTTCTCGCAGCTTGCTGCGGCAAAGCCGAGTGTGCGCATGGAGTCGGACGCGACAGACTGGGCAGGTACGGATTTGGGTGCATACCTCGCTAGGCAGCTGTacgctgcgtcgcagcagCATCCAGGAGTGCTGGGGCCTTTGATTGCGAGTATACCGGCCGATGTGCATGCAGTGCTGGACGAGACGCTTCAGAAACATAGTGTCCAGATTGTGTAGAAAAACATGGATAGGCGTTGCACTGTGCGGGCGTGTAGAGGTGGGGAATGGAAAGCAAGGACTGATCGACGCCCACCACATGGAACAGGCCATACCTTGGCGTTGTAGAACCTAAGCCTCTCCGTCTGCTCCCACTTGTGCACCCACCTTTCCTTTGTCGTTCATATTGTCCTTTCACTATAACCCTATCGTGCAAATGGATTTTCAGCAAACACCTTCAGAATCGGCGGGCTCTTTtcaagctcggcggcgaTGTATACTTCTAGCTGTGCAAGGGGCCGGatatgctgcagcgtctcgccCTCATGGGGCGCCGTCTGTACCGAATCTTGAAGTGTTGCCcagagctgcgcaatgtgcgcaTCGTGGACGGATGTTGAAAAGTATTGGAGTGAATGAATACCGCGTCGCCAAGTCAAGTAAAGACAAGAGCGGGGCGCGTCGTAAGTGTAGGTCTCCAGCGGCAAACAATCCAAATAGATGCGCTTCTCGACGCCCAGATCGGGGATGAGAATATCGAAAAAGGTCTTGCTCACCGCCATAACAGTCGCCGTGCGGCGAAGCAACCCATGCATGGCTGACCACGTACAAATGAGCTGGCAAAGGTACAGGTGTTCACATTGGGCCTTGGCAGCCAGTGTCGCTTGGTGTTTGCTGTTGCTCTGCTGTGCAATCTTGGCAACAGATTCCGCATCCTGTGTCGCATTCTGCAGCACAGTTTCGAGCTGGCGCTGGACACAGAGATCCGCGTAGCTGTGCAAAGGAGCGCAGCACTGCGTGTACAAAGGAGCGGGCAACGTGTAGTGCGCAAACTTGGCGATATCGACCATGCCAGTGCAGTAGAATTtcggcgcatccatcgcGTTGgcaagcagtgcatcgGCCACGTTCCGTGCCGGCGCGTCTAGCGAAGCGATAATCGAGGGAAGCGTCGCGGTAGACACCGCTTCTTGaatgccaagcgcacgaAGCTGGCTGCAAAGTGCATCCATCGCGCggccttgcggcgcgtcttggcgGAGCAACAGCGCTGCGTTTGGAAGTGCCGCTGCAATTCGGAACGCAATAGCACGGTTGGCACGCAAAATGAGCTCGTGGGtgctgtgctgcacgaCATGCACGGCTGTAGGAGACCCGTGCTTGTCCAAGGCAAAGGCGAGGTGCGGCCGTGTATGCAGCAGTGCCCCTTGCGCAATACGCTCCGCACGCAGCCGGCTGGTATATTGCTTGAGTTGCTGGAACGGAGGCGAGGTGCGTGCATCCAAGGCAGCTTCCGTGAGCCGCTCCTGGACATGCACGACGGATTTGCCGATCCATACCTCGGCATCGTCGTTGGCCAGGGTAAACACAACCGAGTATGCCAGACGGTCCTTGCCGGGATGCAAACCaacgcgctcgccgagcgcgggCGGCAGCATGTCGTACGCCTTGTGCACTAAATCGACAGTTtcgccgcgcttctttgcttcgcgatccagcgcactgCCCGGGCGAACATGAGCACAAACGTCGGCGATGTGCACGCCAACACAAAAAGCATCGTCGCGTATTTCCACGCTAAACGCCGTGTCCTGCAGCCGGTTGTCCTGGAGAGAAAAGACGGCTGCTTTTGACGTGGGGGAGCCTTGCGTAGGGCCAAATGAAGCACGATCGGCATACTCGTGCGCCGGCACTTTGCACTGCGCGATGCTTTTGAGGGCAGCCTCGGAAAAGGCGGAGGCGAGCGCATTGCAGTGGGTGCGCAAGAGCGCTTCAAACTCAGCCTCCAAGGTCCCGATCTGTCCAAGTCGGTCTACCATGGCGCCAAACGGATGCAGCGACGTGATCGGCCACCGCTTGATGCCAGCGACGAAAAGACACGTGTTGAATGCAGGGCTCTCATCCCAGAAATCCGGCGGCGCCTGGTCGGCGGGAATGGCAATCAGCGGCACACGCTTGTCCGACGGGCGGAACCAAATAATCTTGGGGCGCGACGCTTTTTCCGGCTCTTTTTCATCGGCATGACGCTCTGTTTGCTGCTTTTCCTtggtcgctgcgctgctcgggcGGAGAAGCGCAAGTGTGCCGGGAAAGATTTGGCCGGgcgtgcgctcgacaaTCGCTACCACATGACCGGCCAAAGCGGGCGGGCTGTTTTCGCtttcttcctcgtcggCAACAAGGCCGAGCAGTGCGCCTTCGACTTCAATatcgtcgcgcaccttTTCCATGCGCCGGCTGTCCGGCGCACAATCGGCTTGGCTCtcttctttgcgcttcttcttgtcgaccttgtcgcgcttggTCTGCCAGACTTCTTGGGgatcgaggagctcgacggCGACCAAATCCCCTTCCAGTGCCCTGTTCCTGTCTTTGGAGCCGCTGATAAAGATATCATGCTCCAGGACCTCAGTGGTGACCCACGCGTCGCTGCGGTTGCGCTTGTTCACGCGCAGGATACCGACAACAAGCTTGCCCGTGAGCAGCAAAGGGGGGAGGCTCGCTTGCGGAAGGTAGCTGCCGAAGAgtgccttgcgcacctGGCCTTGGCTGGGTGTGCGCCCGCCAGAGTaggatgcgctgcgcgaatgAGTCCCGGGGCCGGCCTGCTGCCTGCTGCGGTGAAGTGCCGCGAGCTGGGCTTGGGCTTGGGATAAATTCTGCAGTGGGTCGGCATTTGGCGTGCCTGGGCGCCATGACAAAAGTGCACTGGACATGCTGCTGGATCGGTTGTGCTTGGCAGGCGACTCGGTGAAACTGTCGTCGGAAAACTCGTTGTTTGTGCCCATCGTGGCGAGGTGAAGCATGCCGCCACCGGCAATGAGGTACTCGGGAGAAAGCTCGGAGGCAAGCTGGTATGACGCATGGCGCGTATGTCCGCGTGGCGGCACTTCAGAGCCgaccgcgccgtggcgaGCGCCGACAGACTCGCTtgtggtgcgccgcggtggAAAGCTAAAgttggagcgcgacgtgctctCCGCGAACGGCACCATGCCGGGCGCAGCATTCCATCCGCTGCGTGCGTCTGCGTACGCAGAACGCTGTGAAAGCAAGTCAAATGCGCCAAGGCCAGTGGTCGCAGAGTGGCTCTGGATCCTGCGgtgggcgccgcgcggcggagaGGCATACTCATGCACGGACGGAAGCAGCGACACAAAGTTTTGCTGGCGCAGAAGCTGCTCCTGCTGCAGTTGCAGCTGATCAATTTGTTGTTGGAgggcttggcgctgctgttCCATGCCCGAGGTATAGGATGGGCTGGACGTGCGCGGAGGCAAATCGTCCGCGCGCTGGTAGGCGGGCTGGGAAGAAGGGAAGCGGAATGCCGCATTCAcatcgctcgcgccgcgccgatgctgGAGTGGTGGCATGGGAGTGGGGTTCCAAGGGGTATTGCTCGACAAGCCGTTCATGGGCATATTCCACTGCGCGCTGCCCTGCGGAATGTTCCGCAGCGGACTGGCATCGGCAGCAAGAAACGGTGTTTGATACGCGGATGGGTTGTGCAGCGAATCCAGCATGGAGTCAGTTGTGCcgatgccgagctgctGTAGCTGCGCTTGTAAAAGCTGCTCCTGCGAGGAGTTGATTCGCTGTACTCGATCAGCGGCCATTTGCTCCGGATCGCTCGACGTGGGGTTGGGGGTGGTGCCAGGGAAAGAGTGCTCGTCTTTGCTCCACATTTGTGCGGGTGCTTCACGGTGCGCGTGGGCGGTGCACCTGTGTCACAATCGTGTGCGCGAATGTGTCGCGCCAAGGGCGCAGATGCGCTATGCAGGTGGCCGTGCCATGCCACGTGGTGCTCGGCCGGTGCCagcgtcgcagcgcggcggtgaGGGCGGGTGATGGATCGCTATGGTATCTAGCCTGGTAGTAGCGCGGCTTAAAGCACGATAGATATCCCACGTTTTTGAAGCGCAGCAATGCCGTTTTTCTTCCAATCTTCGTTGCTGTCTGTAAAggaaaagcgcggcgttgATATTAGGTCGCGCACGTCCGGCAccgtttgcagcgcctcgagcatTCCCACGAGCTGCAAAAGACAGCAGTCGAGGCCTGGGTCTGCGCTTCCTTGTTCTCCTTTTTGCAGGTAGTCGAAGTACAGTGATGCATCCTCCTCGCTATAGTTGGGAATACACATATGATTCAACGGCTGGCTCCGCGCTTTTAGCCAGCTGTCGTCCACAAGCAGTGTATTGTGCGGACCCCAAGGCGTCAGTACAACGGGGCCGTACACGCTCTCCGCTCCAGCCTCTGCTCTGTGTATAGACTCGGCTATAAATTTCTCGGTGTCGCTGAGCGATGACTGCGACTCGGGCTCGAGCAGCATGTACCgacgcagccgcgcgctcgccaatGCACGCGGAACAAACTGTGGTAGGTCGTGCTCCGTCTCCCTGTGTGTGAGGTACGTGTTCCATGAATTTAGTTCGTCCCATACCACCGTGAGATCCTTGATGGTATCCGTCTTTCTTGACATGTTCTTGTCCAGCACGAGCGTCTCTCTCGACCATATGCGCTGGAAcaaggcacgctgcaaTGTTCGGCTCACGCACCGCTCTACCATTCTCTCCACGTTTAGGCCTGTCGCGCTGGACCAAATCATGAGCGCAACCGGTGTCGCGGGTGGATTCACCACGCAGTGCGAGCCATGGTTGGAGCGTTGGCGGAGCCAGAAGTGCGTCCcggacggcgctgcaccgaTCGGCACGCGGATCTGGTCGCGCTTGTCCCACAATTTTTGCCTCTGCTTCGACGTGGCGCAAAAAAGAGGGCCAAAGCAGTACTCAAAAAAACATTGCAGGTAggggcgcggcacgatgGTGCCGTTTGGTATGGCACGCCCGCCCTTCTTTTTGCGGCATACCAGAGTTCCGTTCAGGTCCAGCACCacgagcagcggcagctGCCCTTGCTCTGGTACCGCGCGTGCTTCGCACCTCGCGTTTCCCATGATCACCCTATCAAAAAATGTGTATACGCGAGGTTGACGAGACTGGGACATATCGGCGCCAAGGCTTGTCGTTCCGCGCACGTGAATTTGATTCCGTTTTTTGTACGCACACGGCATGGCATTTCGTCTATGTAGCAATACGATTCCATCTAGACGTGGAGTGATGAGCTGTGATGGGCTACTCTCAAGGCAAATGACTAGCTTGGCTGCGCTTACTTCTTCTGCGCATCCTCTGCCTCGCGACGCTCAGTGTGGATTTCTTCAATCTCCTCGTCGAGACCAATCGCCTCTTCCACATCCTCCGAGTCGggaatgctgcgcgagagcaGCGGCTTGATCAAGCGTTCAAAGTAGGGGTGCGGCAGGTTGGACGGGTtattgcgctgcacgcgtgCAAAGTACGACTCGTAAATGTTGCCGTCGTAGCGGCCCATGGGCGAGTTAAGGATATGGTCGGAGAAGGCAAACGAGTCGACCATGGGCACAGCAAACTTGCGCACTTCGCCGCAGAGCTCAGTGACGCGCTTGGTAACATAGTCAAACAGGTTGGGAGAGAGCCAGCCAGAGCGGAGGAAAAAGGCGCCCTTCTCCTCCATTTGCCAGAGACCGTAGAGCTGGGCAAGAAGAGAGAGTGAGTTCTTCACGCCATCATCGCTGTCTGGCATCGCGCGAATCCCACTGCAGAAGCGGCGGAAGATGAAGCCGACTGTGTGCACACTCGCGGCAGCAAAGCGCTGCTGAGAACATTGCTCGTATGCCTGTTCCCGGTTGAGGCCCTTGCTCAGAAGGTTTTCGTACTCCGTGGCGGCAAGTTTCACAAAGTGGGCAGTGGCAGTGAGCCAGCCCTTCTCAATGCCCTCGAGAGACAGAAGCTGCTCCTCGTTCTGGCATTTGTCGTTCAGGCACTCATCGAGATTGTTCAGGTAGCAGAGTGCCTCGCCCTGGTGCTTGCCTTCCTTAGACTCAAGATACGAGGTGacaagcgcacggccgGCCTGGAGAGCAAGAATGGTATTGTCGCCCTCCCAGGTGCAGTGCACGGCAAAGTCACTGTATAGCGAGGCAAGGCCCGTGTAAGCAGAGTAGCCGTGACCGCCAAGGCTCTGACGGCAGACTTCAATGGCGCCGAGCGTCGCCCAGGTGCAGAAGGCCTTGAGACCAGAGCTGGTGGTATGCGTCGCCTTAAGCATGTCCATCGTCTCCTCGAGCTTGGGGTCTCCAGGCTCCagtgcgtcgagcgcctggTTGGTCGCGTTAAGCATGTTGGTCAGCTCCAGACTGGTGAAGCCAAACGCAACAGACTGGGCCATGAGCGGCAAAATACGGCGCTGGTGAATCGGGtagtcgagcagctgcgtcTCATACTTGCAGTTGGGATCGGACTTGAACTGCCGGCGGACAGCAGCGTAGCGAATGGCAATCGTGGTCGCCTTCTTACCGATATTGCCAGCGTCGCTCACCATGTTGGTACGACCGCTGAGCAGTGCAGCGTAGGTaagctgctgcagcggtgGCTCAAAGACTTGACCGTCACGGGTAACTTGGGTGTAGCGCATAAGCATGTACGCGCGGGGAATGCGTACATTGGTAAATTGAATATAGCCATTGTCAATACCGTCACGTCCCATCTTCTTACCAATGTCACCGATCGTGACACCGGGGAGAAGATCGTAGGTCTCAGGGTTACGCAGAGGAACCACAAACGTCTTGGTGCCGTAGTACTTGCCCTTGACAATGAGCTGGGCAAAGACAGAGCAGTGGGTGGCAGAGTGCGCGGCACCACCGATCCACCACTTGGTCGC encodes the following:
- the POX1 gene encoding acyl-CoA oxidase (EggNog:ENOG503NUCQ; COG:I), whose protein sequence is METMRKERENPLFNVHNMSVAVHGGESALALKERVQLEMERDPRFFNDDIYDLTKEQIRERTFIKTSTILANFANESLDDFVARLQVVAVADPAFWTRFGVHLGLFTNAVRSGSTSGQFGYWVSKGMINLRNFYGCFGMTELEHGSNVAGLQTTATLDENSDEFVIHTPNLGATKWWIGGAAHSATHCSVFAQLIVKGKYYGTKTFVVPLRNPETYDLLPGVTIGDIGKKMGRDGIDNGYIQFTNVRIPRAYMLMRYTQVTRDGQVFEPPLQQLTYAALLSGRTNMVSDAGNIGKKATTIAIRYAAVRRQFKSDPNCKYETQLLDYPIHQRRILPLMAQSVAFGFTSLELTNMLNATNQALDALEPGDPKLEETMDMLKATHTTSSGLKAFCTWATLGAIEVCRQSLGGHGYSAYTGLASLYSDFAVHCTWEGDNTILALQAGRALVTSYLESKEGKHQGEALCYLNNLDECLNDKCQNEEQLLSLEGIEKGWLTATAHFVKLAATEYENLLSKGLNREQAYEQCSQQRFAAASVHTVGFIFRRFCSGIRAMPDSDDGVKNSLSLLAQLYGLWQMEEKGAFFLRSGWLSPNLFDYVTKRVTELCGEVRKFAVPMVDSFAFSDHILNSPMGRYDGNIYESYFARVQRNNPSNLPHPYFERLIKPLLSRSIPDSEDVEEAIGLDEEIEEIHTERREAEDAQKKVIMGNARCEARAVPEQGQLPLLVVLDLNGTLVCRKKKGGRAIPNGTIVPRPYLQCFFEYCFGPLFCATSKQRQKLWDKRDQIRVPIGAAPSGTHFWLRQRSNHGSHCVVNPPATPVALMIWSSATGLNVERMVERCVSRTLQRALFQRIWSRETLVLDKNMSRKTDTIKDLTVVWDELNSWNTYLTHRETEHDLPQFVPRALASARLRRYMLLEPESQSSLSDTEKFIAESIHRAEAGAESVYGPVVLTPWGPHNTLLVDDSWLKARSQPLNHMCIPNYSEEDASLYFDYLQKGEQGSADPGLDCCLLQLVGMLEALQTVPDVRDLISTPRFSFTDSNEDWKKNGIAALQKRGISIVL